The genomic window CCGGTGGCGTCCGCGGTCAGGAACACCCGCCACGGCCCGACCTCGACCACCAGGTGGTCGGCCGTCCGGCCGACCCGGACCGCGGGACCGGCGGCCAGCGTCTGGTCGCCGAACACGGGCACGGCCGGGACGAGCAAGTCCTCGTCGAACGGTAGCGCGAACCCGTCCCAGATCAGGGCGGTCCGCCCGTCCGTCCCGGCCACCCGCCCGGCCGACCCGGCCACCTGCACGCGGGTCAATGCGAACCGACCCGCCTCCCGGCCGGCCGTCCGCCCGCACTCGTGCAGGGCGGTCAGAAATGCGGGCGGGACCGGGTGCCAGTCGTCCGGAGGGGGCGGCGGGCGGTGCGGCTTCCCGGGCTCGATCCGGTCGAACGGGTGCGTGTGGGAGACGCCCCGGGCGGACCACCGGGCTTCTCCCCGAAGCCCCTCCCCGACGACCAGCTCGACCGCCTCGTCCCCGGTCCCCTCGACCGCCGTCAACACGTCCATCGGAACAACGAGTACCCCGTCGCCGCCTGCGGTCGGGGCCGTATGTGTCAGGACCGCGTCCGCGGTGTGGACCCACACGCTCAGGGTGCCGGCCCGGCTCTCGAACACGACCGGCGGGGCCGGGCCGCGGGGCCGACCGGCGACGCACTTGCGGGCCAGAGCCCGGACCGACCGGGCCCGCTCGCGGGGGAACACGATCACGGTTGCGCCCTCCTCGGTGACCCGGTCAGTCCACCCGCCAGCCCGCGCGGACCAAGTCCTCCCCGGAGTCGAACACCTCCCGGGGGAGAGCGAACAGCCGGTCGACGGTCGGCGGCAGGTCGAACAGATTGGTCCGGAACACCGTCGCCGAGAACCCGGTCCGGCCGCACACCCCGCGGGCGTCGAACAGCACCCCGAGGTCCTCGGCCCCGCGGTCCCGGCGAACGACCGGCAGGAACGGCCACGTGCGCTGTGCTATTCTCGGACTCGCCTGAAGTGACACAAGTCGGCCTTGAGCAACCAGGCCTGGATAGCGGAGGATAGATCCTTCACCGATCCGTCTGCGGGAGGGCAAGGATGCGTCCCCAATATTCGTTTCCCGAACCCGTGGTCCAAGCGATCGCGGACGCGCGCTATCGGCACCCGGACCCGCGTGTCCAAGAGCGGATGGAGATTCTCTGGCTCAAGACCCGGAACGTGACGCACAGTCGGATCGCGGAGTTGGCCAACGTGTCGCGCTCCACGGTGCAGCGGACCCTGCGGATCTATGCGGCGAAGGGTCTGGATGGGGTCCGATCGTTCGGCTGGAAGGGCCAACCCAGTGCGCTGACACCGCATCACGGGACGATCGAAGACGCGTTTCGCCGGCACCCGCCGCACACGGCCCACGAGGCGGCGCGGCGGATCGAGGACCTGACGGGCGTCCGACGCAAGGCGTCGCGGGTGCGCCAGTTCTTGAAAGAGGATCTGGGGATGAAATGCCTGAAGGTGGCACCCATCCCGGTGCCGCCCAAGAAAACGGTCGACGAACACGCCCGCACGCAGGCGGATTTTTTAAAAGACGGAACTGGAACCGAAGTTGGCGGAAGCCCGCGACGGTAAGCGGACGGTGTACTTCGTGGACGCGTCGCACTTCGTCTTGGCGTCGTTCCTGGGGTGGGTGTGGTGCTTCGTCCGGTTACATGTCCGGGCCGCGTCGGGACGGCAGAGGTACAACGTGCTGGGTGCGCTGAACGCGGTCACGCACGAGCTGGTGACAGAAATCAACACGACGTACATCACGGCCACCTCGGTGTGTGCGTTGCTCCGCAAGATCGCGGCCCTCGGTGGGTCATTGCCGATCACGCTGGTACTCGACAACGCCCGCTACCAGCGGTGCGCGCTGGTGGAGCACACGGCCAAGGCACTCGGGATCGAGTTGTTGTTCCTGCCGTCGTATTCGCCGAACCTGAACTTGATCGAGCGACTCTGGAAGTTCGTGAAGAAGGAGGCGTTGAACAGCCGCCACCATCAGGACTTCAAGAAGTTCCAGGAGGCCATCGACCATTGCTTGGCGGATCTGCCGACGAAACACCGAGAGAAACTGGCGACCCTGATGACCCACAAATTCCAGACGTGGGACAATGTGTCACTCCTGGACGCGTAAAGTATAGTTGATTGGGTATCCCCGGCTCAGCCGGGAAGAACTTGAAGGGAGGTTCTTGGGCTGACCAGCCGACCTGGAGCCGAAAGGCCGAGGGGAAAATAGCCTGCTGGTGAAGCGGGGGGCGGAGAGAAAGCGCTGAAGCCGTCGCCCCGCAAGGCCCGCGTGACATGGTAAAAGCTATACTGCTTGAAGACCAATCCCAAGAGGTGCCTTTCCTCGCCCGCCGGCAGAGCGCTTGACGACGGCGGTGGCCTGTGCCGCTCCCTGGGTTGGCCGGGAGCGGCAACCTTCACCGGCCACACAGCGGGCCATGAGCCCGCCCAACGGGATGAGTGGTCTACCTAACTCACGCTCGGACGTACCCGGTCGATGAAGCACAGGATGGCCTACGGGGCGCGAGCCCTATGGCCACGGAGTCCCCGTAGTAGTCCGCGGGCGGGAAAGCCGCCCACATGGCGAAGGGGGACAGGTGATCGGACATCGCGTGATGACGAGGTATGCGTAATGCAAAGAGCCGAACTCATCCTCGATGTCTACCGCCAACGAGGGAGCCGCGGGCTCCCCGTGGAGGGTGTCTATCGGCAACTGTTCAACCCCGACCTGTACCTCCGCGCCTATGGCCGCATCTATCGTAATGATGGGGCCATGACGCCGGGGGTGACCGGGGAAACCGTGGACGGAATGTCACGGGCGAAAATCGACGCCATCATCGCGGACCTCCGCGCCGAGCGGTATCGGTGGGCGCCCGTGCGGCGGGTAGAGATTCCCAAGCGGAACGGCAAGATGCGCCCGCTCGGCATTCCCACCTGGCAGGACAAACTGCTGCAAGAGGTAGTGCGCTCCCTCCTGGACGCCTACTACGAGCCGCAGTTCTCCGATTCGTCCCACGGCTTCCGGCCGGGGCGCGGCTGTCATTCGGCGCTGACCGCGATAGCCAAGACCTGGGCCGGTACGAAGTGGATCATCGAGGGCGATATCAAAGGGTGCTTCGACAACATCGACCGAAACGTCTTGCTGCCGATCCTCCGAGAATCGATTCCCGACAACCGCTTCCTCCGGTTGGTTGACCAACTGCTTCAGGCCGGATATGTAAAAGACTGGAAGCGGCATCCCACCTTCAGCGACACGCCGCAGGGCGGGATTGTCAGCCCCATCCTTTCCAACATCTACCTGGATCGGCTGGACCGGTTCGTCGAGCAGACACTCATCCCGGAATACACCCGCGGGACCAACAGGAGTCCCAATCCCGCTTACGTCAGTAAGCGGTATGAGGCGAGGCGTCATAGCCGGAACGGGAGGGTCGAGGAGGCCGTCACATGCCGAAAGGAGATGCGGCGGCTGCCCTCCCGCGACCCGAACGACCCCGGCTACCGACGGCTCAGGTACGTCCGCTATGCGGACGACTTCCTCCTGGGGTTCATCGGTCCGAAGGAGGAAGCCGAGGAGATCAAGGTCCGACTGGCCCGATTCCTACGCGAGACCCTCAAGTTGGAGTTGTCCGCCGAGAAGACCTTGGTCAGCCACGCGACCAAGCAGGGCGCGCGGTTCCTCGGCTACGAAGTCGTCAGCCAGCAGTGCGACACCAAGATGCACCTTGTGCAGCGGGCGGGCGACCCCAAGCCCTACCGCAAGCGAGCCATCAACAGCGTCATCGCCCTGCGGCTGCCGGCGGATGTCGTCGAGAGGAGGTGCTCCCTGTACATGCGGGGCGGCAAGCCGATCCACCGCGCGGAACTGGAGGAGGACAGCGACTTCAGCATCGTTGCCGCCTACCAATCCGAGTACAGGGGCTACGTGGAGTTCTATGCCCTGGCCCAGAACATCGGCTGGCTGAACAAGCTCCGTTGGGTGATGGAAGTCTCCCTCTTGAAAACGCTGGCCGGTAAGTACCGGACCAGAGTGGCCGAGATGTCGCGCCGGTATCGTGCCGTCGCGCTAACGGAGGACGGACCCCGGTCGTGCCTGGAAGTCAGGGTAGAGCGGGAGGGCAAGGCTCCACTGGTGGCGCGCTTCGGCGGCCTCCTCCTCCGCAGGAAGAAGACGGCAGTCCTTGTAGACCGGATGCTCACGCGCCGGCAACCGGAGCGTTCGGAGTTGCTCCAGCGCCTTCTGGCGAACCGGTGTGAAATCTGCAAGAGTGCGGAGGATGTCCAAGTACATCACGTTCGCAAGCTGGCAGACCTCGAAGTCAAGGGGCGTGGAGAAGTCGCTGCCTGGAAGCGGAAGATGGCATCCAGGCGACGGAAGACCCTGGTCCTTTGCCGGGAATGTCATGCGACCGTCCACGCCGGACGGCCGACACGGCAACCCGTACCGGAATAGGTCACTGGAGAGCCGGATGATGGGAAACTATCCCGTCCGGTTCGGAGGGGGGCGGTTGGAAAAGGGCCGGGACCGGCACCTCGCCAGCCGCCTACCCTACCCCGGCCACAGGGCCGGGGTGGTCACGAACAACACGTGCCGGGCGAGGTCGCCCGGCGACGCGGACGGTAGCACGGTCACGGGCGTCCTCCCGCGGGGGCGACGGCCAGCCGCTCGACCGTCCGCCGGAGTTCGTCCCGGGCGGCCTCGAGTTCTCGGTCGAGCCGGACCTTCTGGTCGGCCAACAGTTCGGCGTACCCCTCGACCTTCAGCCGGGTGGTTCGGATCTTGTCGGCCGCCCGCTTCAGGGTGTCGTCCCGGGTGTCCGCCCCGAACGCGGCGACCGCCGCCCGGTGGTCATCGATCAGGGCGGCCAGCCCGGCGGCCACCGCCTCCTTCACGCTCCGGTCCCCCTCGCCCGTCCCGGCCGGGACCGGGAACCGCAGGATCTGCCCGTTCAGCCGCCCGACCATGACCTGGACCTTGTCGACGAACCCGGCGTGCCGGTGCGGGGCGAAGTAACACCCGCCCTGGGGCCGGACCGGGAACAGGTCGGCGTGCCGGTCGAAGAGTTTCTGGATGACGCGGGTGACGTCGGCCCCGCTGCGGACCTCGGTCGCCCGGTCGAGTTCCTCCTGGGCCAGGGTGGCCAGCCCGGGCAGGTCGCACGTCACCCGCCCGGTCCGCTTGTCCAGGGTAAGCATGGTCTCCAGGTGGTAGTCGAATCGGTCCCCGTCCCGGCTCTCGTGGGTGAACTGGAACCGGACCGTCGTGTCATCCTCGGCCACCTGGCGGATGATCCGCCGGTCGCACAGCTTCTTGCACGCCCGAGTGAACGCGTGCTTGGGGGCGAGTTCGCGGGCCACCCCGTCGTCCAACCCGGCGTCCCGGAGGGCGGCGAGCAGGGCCGGGTGGGTGACGGCCACCCCGGCACACGTCCACGCGATCACCTCTCCGAGCAGCCGGACGCCGGCCGGTAGCGGGAACGGGACGCCCGGCCGTGGGAGC from Fimbriiglobus ruber includes these protein-coding regions:
- a CDS encoding IS630 family transposase → MAEARDGKRTVYFVDASHFVLASFLGWVWCFVRLHVRAASGRQRYNVLGALNAVTHELVTEINTTYITATSVCALLRKIAALGGSLPITLVLDNARYQRCALVEHTAKALGIELLFLPSYSPNLNLIERLWKFVKKEALNSRHHQDFKKFQEAIDHCLADLPTKHREKLATLMTHKFQTWDNVSLLDA
- a CDS encoding reverse transcriptase/maturase family protein, with translation MQRAELILDVYRQRGSRGLPVEGVYRQLFNPDLYLRAYGRIYRNDGAMTPGVTGETVDGMSRAKIDAIIADLRAERYRWAPVRRVEIPKRNGKMRPLGIPTWQDKLLQEVVRSLLDAYYEPQFSDSSHGFRPGRGCHSALTAIAKTWAGTKWIIEGDIKGCFDNIDRNVLLPILRESIPDNRFLRLVDQLLQAGYVKDWKRHPTFSDTPQGGIVSPILSNIYLDRLDRFVEQTLIPEYTRGTNRSPNPAYVSKRYEARRHSRNGRVEEAVTCRKEMRRLPSRDPNDPGYRRLRYVRYADDFLLGFIGPKEEAEEIKVRLARFLRETLKLELSAEKTLVSHATKQGARFLGYEVVSQQCDTKMHLVQRAGDPKPYRKRAINSVIALRLPADVVERRCSLYMRGGKPIHRAELEEDSDFSIVAAYQSEYRGYVEFYALAQNIGWLNKLRWVMEVSLLKTLAGKYRTRVAEMSRRYRAVALTEDGPRSCLEVRVEREGKAPLVARFGGLLLRRKKTAVLVDRMLTRRQPERSELLQRLLANRCEICKSAEDVQVHHVRKLADLEVKGRGEVAAWKRKMASRRRKTLVLCRECHATVHAGRPTRQPVPE
- a CDS encoding DUF6744 family protein, whose amino-acid sequence is MTALPRPGVPFPLPAGVRLLGEVIAWTCAGVAVTHPALLAALRDAGLDDGVARELAPKHAFTRACKKLCDRRIIRQVAEDDTTVRFQFTHESRDGDRFDYHLETMLTLDKRTGRVTCDLPGLATLAQEELDRATEVRSGADVTRVIQKLFDRHADLFPVRPQGGCYFAPHRHAGFVDKVQVMVGRLNGQILRFPVPAGTGEGDRSVKEAVAAGLAALIDDHRAAVAAFGADTRDDTLKRAADKIRTTRLKVEGYAELLADQKVRLDRELEAARDELRRTVERLAVAPAGGRP
- a CDS encoding helix-turn-helix domain-containing protein; the protein is MRPQYSFPEPVVQAIADARYRHPDPRVQERMEILWLKTRNVTHSRIAELANVSRSTVQRTLRIYAAKGLDGVRSFGWKGQPSALTPHHGTIEDAFRRHPPHTAHEAARRIEDLTGVRRKASRVRQFLKEDLGMKCLKVAPIPVPPKKTVDEHARTQADFLKDGTGTEVGGSPRR